The Raphanus sativus cultivar WK10039 chromosome 2, ASM80110v3, whole genome shotgun sequence genome includes a region encoding these proteins:
- the LOC108819595 gene encoding magnesium transporter MRS2-10, which yields MSDLKERLLPPRPASAINLRGDTAAASRPSASGRQPLLGVVDVTGLKKRGQGLKSWIRVDTFANTQVIEVDKFSMMRRCDLPARDLRLLDPLFVYPSTILGRERAIVVNLEQIRCIITADEVLLLNSLDSYVLRYVVELQQRLKASAVGEVWSQDSNELVRRRNRDSNNNVLFQNSSPDYLPFEFRALEIALEAACTFLDSQASELEIEAYPLLDELTSKISTLNLERVRRLKSRLVALTRRVQKVRDEIEQLMDDDGDMAEMYLTEKKKRMEGSLYGDQSLPNDGLSFSAPVSPVSSPPSSRRLEKSLSIARSRHDSAKSSSESATENIEELEMLLEAYFVVIDSTLNKLTSLKEYIDDTEDFINIQLDNVRNQLIQFELLLTTATFVVAIFGVVAGVFGMNFEIDFFEQPGAFKWVLAITGVCGVLVFLAFLWFYKRRRLMPL from the exons ATGTCTGATCTCAAGGAGCGTTTGCTTCCACCAAGACCTGCCTCAGCTATAAACCTCAGAGGAGACACAGCAGCAGCGTCACGCCCTTCTGCATCAGGGAGACAACCTCTCCTCGGAGTAGTCGACGTCACGGGTCTCAAGAAGCGTGGACAAGGTCTCAAGTCCTGGATCCGCGTCGACACTTTCGCCAACACGCAGGTCATCGAGGTCGACAAGTTCTCTATGATGCGCAGATGCGACTTGCCGGCACGTGACTTGCGCCTGCTCGATCCTCTCTTCGTGTATCCCTCGACTATCTTAGGGAGAGAGAGGGCCATCGTTGTTAACTTGGAGCAGATCCGCTGTATCATCACCGCGGACGAGGTTCTGCTGCTGAACTCTTTGGATAGCTACGTGCTTCGGTACGTGGTCGAGCTCCAGCAGAGGCTCAAGGCGAGTGCTGTAGGCGAGGTTTGGAGTCAGGACAGCAACGAACTCGTCAGGAGGAGGAATAGAGACAGCAATaacaatgtcttgtttcagAACTCGTCTCCTGATTATTTGCCTTTCGAGTTTAGGGCTCTCGAGATCGCCCTCGAAGCTGCTTGTACCTTCCTTGACTCCCAAGCTTCGGAGCTGGAGATCGAGGCGTATCCTTTGTTGGACGAGCTTACCTCGAAGATCAGTACTCTGAACTTGGAGCGTGTGCGTAGGCTTAAGAGCAGGCTCGTGGCGTTGACGAGAAGAGTTCAGAAGGTGAGGGATGAGATTGAACAGTTGATGGACGATGATGGGGATATGGCTGAGATGTATCtaacggagaagaagaagaggatggaAGGATCTTTGTATGGTGATCAGTCTTTACCAAACGATGGTCTCTCTTTCTCTGCGCCGGTCTCTCCTGTTTCCTCTCCTCCTAGTTCCAGGAGACTTGAGAAAAGCTTGAGCATTGCGAGGAGCAGGCATGACAGTGCAAAAAGCAGCTCGGAAAGCGCAACTGAGAATATAgaagagctggagatgttgctGGAAGCATACTTTGTCGTCATTGACAGCACTCTCAACAAGCTAACCTca TTGAAGGAGTACATTGATGATACTGAAGATTTCATCAACATTCAATTG GATAACGTGAGGAATCAGCTGATACAGTTTGAGCTGCTGCTGACTACAGCGACGTTTGTTGTGGCCATCTTTGGGGTTGTGGCAGGGGTATTTGGGATGAATTTTGAGATAGATTTCTTTGAACAGCCTGGTGCATTTAAATGGGTTTTGGCCATTACCGGAGTCTGTGGGGTTCTTGTGTTTTTGGCGTTCCTATGGTTCTACAAACGTAGAAGGCTCATGCCTCTGTGA
- the LOC108842632 gene encoding putative receptor-like protein kinase At1g80870, producing MPSRQNPILRPKPFNNNRTRALFLILTVSSSLLIFFALIYFIYHLWSSLLNRCSRTIPFFDVAADASSSSSPSSKLQLFSYKELKLATNDFDEANVIGKGGSGTVFRGITRDGKLFAVKRLDSLSLQSEAEFQNELQILGGLKSSFLVTLLGYCFDEKDHHHHRFLVYEYMPNKSLQELLFNEDGGGSCLSWERRFSIVLDVAKALEFMHFGCDPPVIHGDIKPSNVLLDCEFRAKISDFGLSRVKVEEEGGYGVGVDLFSQELSESTPQTGVGTPTHHHEVVDFSLALQASSSSKNSRTSRNIKAMNLAMEEGEGRGKEVEENEEMNVSPNSVLDLGKQWGRDWWWKQEGSGELCSKDYVREWIGSQIHNNTEENPDWDNDEKKITISTTPELGVSTRTVDKAESGLNESRFDTLQEKFAEEETHKKSKKHRNMEEWWKEEEHNNKNKIRVLRVKFKNRLRVPHFRYCFHGKGENTVEDRGEGGEAAAGEFSFRRGWRRKSSSSSNNKNKKKNKSIGSEMWSGDLFSRELSSTTSMRGTLCYIAPEYGGGGCCYLMEKGDIYSFGVLILVIISGRRPLHVLASPMKLEKANLVSWCRQLAQSGNVLELVDERLKDLYNKEEAGLCINLALACLQKAPELRPDISEVVRILRGEMEISAAAFEFSPSPPAKIYGSRSKRRS from the coding sequence atgcctTCAAGACAAAACCCAATCCTCCGACCAAAACCATTCAACAACAACAGAACAAGAGCTCTCTTCTTGATCCTCACAGTCTCATCCTCTCTCCTCATCTTCTTCGCACTCATCTACTTCATCTACCACCTCTGGTCATCTCTCCTCAACCGCTGCTCAAGAACCATCCCTTTCTTCGACGTCGCCGCCGACGCCTCCTCCTCGTCGTCACCGTCGTCAAAGCTCCAGCTCTTCTCTTACAAAGAGCTCAAGCTAGCGACCAACGACTTCGACGAAGCCAACGTGATCGGCAAGGGCGGCTCGGGGACAGTCTTCAGAGGCATCACGAGAGACGGGAAGCTCTTCGCGGTGAAGAGACTCGACAGCCTCTCTCTCCAGTCAGAGGCCGAGTTTCAGAACGAGCTGCAGATCCTGGGAGGGCTAAAATCGTCTTTTCTCGTGACCCTTTTGGGCTACTGCTTCGACGAGAAGGATCACCACCACCACAGGTTCTTGGTTTACGAGTATATGCCCAACAAGAGTCTCCAAGAGCTTCTTTTTAATGAAGATGGTGGTGGCTCGTGCTTGAGCTGGGAGAGGAGGTTTAGTATCGTTCTCGACGTTGCGAAAGCGCTCGAGTTTATGCATTTCGGGTGTGACCCACCGGTGATTCATGGAGATATTAAGCCGAGTAATGTCCTTCTTGATTGTGAGTTTAGGGCAAAGATCTCGGACTTTGGTTTGTCTAGAGTGAAAGTGGAGGAGGAAGGAGGTTATGGGGTTGGTGTTGATCTGTTCAGTCAAGAGCTTTCTGAGAGCACTCCTCAGACAGGCGTTGGTACTCCAACGCATCATCATGAGGTTGTTGATTTCTCTCTTGCTCTGCAAGCTTCCTCGTCTTCCAAGAACAGCAGGACGAGCCGTAACATCAAGGCGATGAACTTAGCTATGGAGGAAGGCGAGGGGAGAGGAAAAGAGGTTGAGGAGAATGAGGAGATGAATGTGAGTCCTAACTCGGTTCTTGATTTGGGGAAGCAATGGGGGAGAGATTGGTGGTGGAAGCAAGAGGGAAGTGGTGAGTTGTGTAGTAAAGATTACGTCAGGGAATGGATAGGGAGTCAGATTCACAACAACACCGAGGAGAATCCGGATTGGGATAATGATGAGAAGAAGATCACCATTAGCACTACTCCTGAGCTGGGAGTTTCTACTAGGACAGTAGATAAAGCAGAGTCTGGTCTGAATGAATCTAGGTTTGATACTCTGCAAGAGAAGTTTGCAGAGGAAGAGACACACAAAAAATCGAAAAAGCATAGGAACATGGAGGAATGGTGGAAAGAGGAAGAACATAACAACAAAAACAAGATCAGAGTCTTGAGAGTCAAGTTCAAGAACCGTCTAAGAGTCCCACATTTTCGTTACTGCTTCCACGGTAAAGGCGAAAACACCGTGGAAGAccgaggagaaggaggagaagcaGCTGCTGGAGAGTTCAGCTTCAGAAGAGGATGGAGAAGgaaaagcagcagcagcagcaacaacaagaacaagaagaagaacaaatcAATAGGGAGCGAGATGTGGAGTGGAGACTTGTTCAGCAGAGAGCTAAGCAGCACTACGAGCATGAGAGGGACATTGTGTTACATAGCGCCAGAGTACGGAGGAGGAGGTTGCTGTTACTTGATGGAGAAAGGAGATATCTACAGCTTCGGAGTACTGATTCTAGTGATCATCTCAGGTAGGAGGCCTTTGCACGTCCTTGCATCGCCGATGAAGCTTGAGAAAGCCAACTTGGTGAGCTGGTGTAGGCAGTTGGCTCAGTCAGGGAACGTTCTTGAGCTGGTGGACGAGAGATTGAAGGATTTGTATAACAAGGAAGAAGCAGGACTGTGCATTAACTTGGCTTTGGCTTGTCTGCAGAAAGCGCCTGAGTTAAGGCCTGATATTAGTGAAGTTGTGAGGATCTTGAGAGGTGAAATGGAGATTTCAGCAGCTGCTTTCGAGTTTTCGCCATCGCCTCCTGCAAAAATTTATGGCAGTAGATCAAAGCGGAGAAGCTAA
- the LOC108842633 gene encoding pentatricopeptide repeat-containing protein At1g80880, mitochondrial has product MAAIVAIARKLTRTPQLWIVQRAASRSFSNSSATFSSAFHRTGRARSQILHYLYSNGFSTQVIHETFDINKAVAPLEKGLIDLVRQVSELESEADAMASLEESSFELNHDSFYSLIWGLRVEWRLAFLAFKWGERRGCDDQKACDLMIWVLGNHQKFNIAWCLIRDMFHVSRDTRKAMFLMMDRYAAANDTSQAIRTFDIMDKFKHIPDDEAFQGLLYALCRHGHIEKAEEFMLASKKLFPLDVQGFNVILNGWCNVWTDVTEAKRVWREMGNYCITPNEDSYGHMISCFSKAGNLFDSLRLYDEMKKRGFVPGVEVYNSLVYVLTCESCFGEAVKLVEKMKEEGLKPDTDTYNAMIRPLCEVGKVEEARDVLATMISEKLSPTVDTFHAFLEGVNYDQTLEVLGQMKTSCLGPKEDTFLLILGRLFKEKQPGDALKIWAEMGRFEIAATPALYLAIVEGLLRCGWMEKAREKYLDMEAKGFPGNPKLQKLLEEQKVKGVRKSKRKDLQKVGSRGGYRGQRSVCKKESDRGKT; this is encoded by the exons ATGGCTGCGATCGTTGCGATTGCTAGGAAGCTAACCCGTACGCCACAGCTCTGGATTGTTCAACGCGCAGCGTCGAGATCGTTTTCAAACTCATCTGCTACCTTCTCTTCAGCATTCCATCGAACAGGTCGTGCGCGTTCTCAAATCTTACATTATCTCTATTCCAATGGCTTCTCCACCCAAGTCATCCACGAAACGTTTGATATCAACAAAGCAGTGGCTCCGTTGGAGAAGGGTTTGATTGATTTAGTCAGACAGGTCTCTGAGCTCGAGTCGGAGGCCGATGCCATGGCTTCTCTAGAGGAGTCATCCTTTGAACTCAATCATGATTCTTTCTACTCTTTGATCTGGGGATTAAGAGTGGAGTGGAGGCTTGCCTTTCTAGCCTTCAAATGGGGAGAGAGACGAGGCTGTGATGATCAGAAAGCTTGCGACTTGATGATATGGGTGTTGGGTAATCACCAAAAGTTCAACATAGCTTGGTGTCTGATCCGTGACATGTTTCATGTCTCCAGGGATACTAGAAAGGCCATGTTTCTCATGATGGACAG GTATGCTGCTGCTAACGATACAAGCCAAGCTATTCGTACATTCGATATCATGGATAAGTTTAAACACATTCCTGACGATGAAGCGTTTCAAGGGCTGCTATACGCCTTGTGTAGACATGGGCACATTGAAAAAGCCGAGGAGTTCATGCTCGCTAGCAAGAAGCTCTTTCCCTTGGACGTCCAAGGATTCAACGTGATTCTTAACGGCTGGTGTAACGTTTGGACTGATGTGACTGAAGCGAAGAGGGTTTGGCGAGAGATGGGGAATTACTGTATAACCCCTAACGAGGACTCTTACGGTCACATGATCTCTTGCTTTTCTAAAGCTGGAAACCTTTTTGATTCTCTCAGGCTGTACGATGAGATGAAGAAACGAGGGTTTGTTCCCGGGGTTGAGGTTTATAACTCTTTGGTTTACGTGTTGACTTGTGAGAGTTGCTTTGGTGAAGCTGTGAAGCTtgtggagaagatgaaggaggaAGGGTTGAAGCCGGATACAGACACTTACAATGCGATGATAAGGCCTCTTTGTGAGGTGGGGAAGGTTGAGGAAGCTAGGGATGTGTTGGCGACCATGATAAGCGAGAAGCTAAGTCCAACGGTTGATACGTTTCATGCGTTCCTCGAAGGTGTGAATTACGATCAAACGTTAGAGGTTTTAGGACAGATGAAGACTTCTTGTTTAGGTCCTAAGGAAGATACATTTCTCCTCATTCTTGGGAGGTTATTCAAGGAGAAGCAACCGGGGGATGCTTTGAAGATCTGGGCGGAGATGGGTCGTTTTGAGATAGCGGCAACTCCTGCTCTTTACTTGGCTATAGTAGAAGGGCTTTTGAGATGTGGGTGGATGGAGAAGGCCAGAGAGAAATACTTAGATATGGAAGCAAAGGGATTCCCAGGTAATCCTAAGCTCCAGAAACTTCTTGAGGAGCAAAAGGTGAAGGGGGTAAGAAAAAGCAAGAGGAAAGATCTTCAAAAAGTTGGTTCTCGAGGAGGCTATAGAGGTCAACGATCAGTATGCAAAAAGGAATCTGATAGGGGTAAGACTTGA